The Pirellulaceae bacterium DNA segment GATCGGATTTCGGGGGTTTTTGGCTCAGGGTAAAGAGTGGCTGCCGGCCATTATTGAGTTGCAGTGGTTTGCGAAATTTTCAGCTTATCAAGTTCTTCTTCGATTGAGGTTCGCTCGGAATGGTGTAGGTTACTGGTCTTGTTTTCGGTTGCGGGCCTGTTTCGTTCCAGATTGATTGCGAAAGGAGTTGAAGTGGGTGATCGAGTCTTCGCCATTGCCGCGCACCCGGATGATATCGAGTTTGTGATGTCCGGTACGATGATGCTACTCAAGGACGCGGGTTGCGAATTGCATTACATGAATATCGCGAATGGTTGTTGTGGTTCAACGGAACATGATGCCAGGACGACGGCAAAGTTGCGACGTCAGGAGGCCATGCGGGCAGCAGACCATTTGGGGGCCGTATTTCACGAAAGTCTGACTGACGATTTAGCCATCTTTTACGATAAACCCACCCTCGCACGTCTTGGCTCGGTGGTTAGGAAGGTTGCGCCCTCCATGCTACTTGTGCATTCCCCGCAAGATTACATGGAGGATCATATGAACGCTTGTCGTCTTGCGGTCACGGCTGCCTTTGCACGTGGAATGCCGAATTTTTGCGTCGACCCTGTCTGTCCGCCAGTTGAGGAGGAGGTCACGATCTATCACGCTCAGCCTCATGGTAATTGTGATGGATTGCGGCTGCCGATTGTGCCCGATCTTTATGTTGATGTGACTTCCAAAATCGTACAAAAGTCAGAAATGCTGGCCTGTCATCAGACGCAAAAACGTTGGCTCGATGAAAGTCAGGGGATGGGATCCTACATTGAGACGATGAAGACGCTGTCGCAAGCAGTTGGTAAACTGTCGGGAAAATTTGAGTATGCCGAAGGCTGGCGGCGCCATTCTCATTTGGGCCTTTGTGCCGAGGATCGTGATCCGCTGCGTTACTATCTGCAACCCTTTGCAACCGATTAACGCCTCGAAGGCCGATTTTTACGTTGTTATTTTTTTCTGAGCTGATTGAGGCTGCTATGTTTCATCCACCAACACCTTGTCTTGTTGTTAATGCTGAGATTGTCCGGCGTAACATTTCTAGTATGCAAGCGTACGTGAATCAGCATGGTCTCGAATTGCGACCGCATACGAAAACTCACAAGTCAATCCACGTCGGAACGCTGCAGCGTGAAGCGGGAGCGTATGGGCTAACGGTTGCAAAGGCTGGCGAAGCGGCCGTGATGGCTCAGGTCACGGATAACGTGATGATGGCCTATCCGCCGGTCGATCTGCCTCGCTGTGAACGTTTGGCCAAACTGGCCCGTGACGCATCCTTGGTAGTCGGGCTCGATTCTGAATTAGCGGTTGAGAGACTTGCGGAGACGACGCAATCGGCAGGAACTAATGTGGACGTGTTAGTGGATGTTGATATCGGTTACCAGCGGACGGGGGTGCAATCCGATGAAGATGCGGTTCGACTGGCTCAATGTGTTGAACGATCGAAGTCGCTGCAGCTCAAGGGGCTTATGCTCTATGCCGGCAAGATTACTGGCAGTGCCGCTGAACAGACTGCACAGATGCAGCAGTTGAATTCTCGCTTAAAAGCTTTACTGCCAAAATGGGATGCGGCAGGGCTTTGTCGGGAAGTGATATCGAGTGGTTCGACGCCTTCTGCCAAATATTCGCATTTGGTTCCTGCCGTGACAGAAATACGACCGGGTACCTATGTGTACAACGATATGAATATCGTTCGTGGTGGTTACTGTAAAATGGAAGACTGTGCAGCACGGATCCATGCGACGGTGGTTAGCACCAATGTCAAGGGTCAGGTCGTGATCGACGCGGGAAGTAAGACGTTAACGAGTGACAAATGTGGTCCGGACCCCGATTCGGGATTTGGCCATATTGCTGAGTATCCTGCAGCAAAACTCTTTTCCTTGACGGAGGAGCACGGTCAAGTGGATATTTCGAAGTGTGATCGAGTTCCCGAATTGGGTGAGCGAATGACGATCATTCCCAACCACATTTGCGTTTGCGTCAATATGCAAGATTCATTCTGGTGGTGTGATGCTGGAGCCGAACCGCGGCAATTACCCGTAGACGCTCGGGGCTTACTGATTTGATTGCCATCTAGTTGTGGGGATGAGGACGGCCTGGCGGGGTGAGCGTGTGC contains these protein-coding regions:
- a CDS encoding alanine racemase, yielding MFHPPTPCLVVNAEIVRRNISSMQAYVNQHGLELRPHTKTHKSIHVGTLQREAGAYGLTVAKAGEAAVMAQVTDNVMMAYPPVDLPRCERLAKLARDASLVVGLDSELAVERLAETTQSAGTNVDVLVDVDIGYQRTGVQSDEDAVRLAQCVERSKSLQLKGLMLYAGKITGSAAEQTAQMQQLNSRLKALLPKWDAAGLCREVISSGSTPSAKYSHLVPAVTEIRPGTYVYNDMNIVRGGYCKMEDCAARIHATVVSTNVKGQVVIDAGSKTLTSDKCGPDPDSGFGHIAEYPAAKLFSLTEEHGQVDISKCDRVPELGERMTIIPNHICVCVNMQDSFWWCDAGAEPRQLPVDARGLLI
- a CDS encoding PIG-L family deacetylase is translated as MGDRVFAIAAHPDDIEFVMSGTMMLLKDAGCELHYMNIANGCCGSTEHDARTTAKLRRQEAMRAADHLGAVFHESLTDDLAIFYDKPTLARLGSVVRKVAPSMLLVHSPQDYMEDHMNACRLAVTAAFARGMPNFCVDPVCPPVEEEVTIYHAQPHGNCDGLRLPIVPDLYVDVTSKIVQKSEMLACHQTQKRWLDESQGMGSYIETMKTLSQAVGKLSGKFEYAEGWRRHSHLGLCAEDRDPLRYYLQPFATD